The genomic region GCAGCGCTTCAACCTGAACGAAATGGTGATCCGCCCGCTGCTCCAGAACATGGCGGTGCTGCTCATCTTCATCGTGCCCGCGATCACCATGCGCATGTTCCCCGAGGAGAAGCGCTCGGGCACCTACGAGCTGCTCCTCACCTCGCCCGTGCGCGTGAGCGAGATCGTCCTGGGGAAGTTCGTGGGCGGGCTCGCGCTCGTCCTCCTCATGATCCTCCTCTCCGGCTTCTTCGGCGTGCTGCTGAGCGCGTACGGCAACCCGGAGGTCCCGATGATGCTCGCGGGTTACCTCGGGCTCGCGCTCATGGCGATCTCGTTCCTCGCCATCGGCACGCTCATCTCGTCGTTCACCGACAACGTCGTGATCGCCTACGTGGGCTCGCTCTTCGCGCTGCTGCTGCTCTACACGGTCGGCTGGCTCGGCGAGACCGTGCAGGGCCCGTGGGGCGAGTTCGTGAAGTACGTCTCCATCACCGACCACTTCCAGGAGTTCCTGAAGGGTCTCATCGACACGAAGGACCTGGTCTACTTCGCCACCCTCCTCGTCGTCGGCGTCTTCCTCACGCAACGCTCCGTCGAGTCGGTGCGCTGGCGATAACCGATGGGCCGTCTCGCCTCCCTGCTCGGCCTCCTGGGCCTCGTCTTCTTCGGCTTCGGCCTCGGCGCGCGCCTGATCCTCGGGCTGAGCGAGCCCCTCATCTGGCTCCACCTCATCGTCGGTGCGCTCCTCATCGTCGCCTACCTCACCTTCGGCTTCGAGAGCTTCCGCGGCCTGCTCGGCCAGCGCTCGACGCGCTACGGGGCGGGCGCGGCCGTCTACTCCGTCCTCTTCATCGCGCTCGTCGCGGGCGCGAACTACCTCGGGCATCGCCACCACAAGCGCTGGGACGTGTCCGAAGGCGGCATCTACACGCTCTCGCCGCAGACGACCAAGGTCGTCCAGAACCTCAAGGACGACGTCACGATGACAGCCTTCGTCGAGGGCGGCATCAACCCGGGGCTCGAATCGCTGCTCGAGAGCTACACGTACGTGAACCCGGGTCACGTGAAGATGCGGCTCGTCGACCCGGACAAGGAGCCGGCGCTCGTCGATCAGATGAAGATCACGACGGCGCCCTCGGTGAACCTCCAGTACGGCAACGAATCCTTCGTCGTGACGCAGCCGTCCGAGGAGACGATCACCAACGGCCTCATCCGCGTCTCGCGCAGCACGAAGAAGGTCGTGTACTTCGTCGAGGGCTTCGGCCAGGCCAACACCACGGCCGAGGACGATCCCAAGGGCTACTCGCAGGCGAAGCTCGCCCTCCAGCAGGAGAACTACGAGATCAAGACGCTGCTCCTGCCGTCGACCGACAAGGTCCCCGACGACGCCAGCGTGGTCGTGATCGCGGGCGTGGGGCAGCCCTTCACCGAGACCGCCATCGCCGCGCTCGACGGGTATCTGAAGCGCGGCGGGCATCTCTTCGTCCTGGTCGGGCCGCGTCAGGGCGACGAGAAGCTCGCCACCTTCCTCGCGGGCTGGGGCGCCAAGCTCGGCAACGACGTGGTCCTCGATCAGGAGGTCCGGCTCTTCGAAGGCCCGCGCGTCGGCATGCAGCCGCTCGCCAAGGAGTACGGCGCGCATCCGATCACGCAGGGCTTCCGCGACTACACGGTCTACCCGCAGGTGCGCTCGGTCGAGCCCGACGCGGCCGGCAAGAAGGGCCTCTCCGCCGTCACGCTCGTCAAGACGAGCGCGTCGAGCTGGGCGGAGACGTCGGTCGACGACGTCTTCACCAAGGGCATCGCCCGCCTGGACGACACGGACAAGAAGGGCCCGGTGTCGATCGCGGTCGCGGTGACGGCGAAGCTGAAGGACATGGGCATCGAGCCGCCGCCGCCGGCGGAGGGCCAGAAGGCTCCGGACGAAGCGCGCCTGGTCGTCTTCGGCACGCCGCGCTTTGCGGACAACCAGGAGATCACGCAGTCCCGTCTCAACGGCGACCTCTTCCTCAACGCCGTCGGCTGGCTCGTCGGCCAGGAAGAGCTGGTGTCGATCCGTAGCCGCACCGTGCGCGCGTCCCGGGCCGACTTCACCCAGAGCCAGGCCGGCCGGCTGTTCTACCTCTCCGTCCTCATCATCCCGGAGCTGCTGGTCGCCCTCGGCATCGCGGTGTGGTGGCGGCGGAGAAACGGGTGAGCTTCGCGCGCATCCTCGTGCTCGCCGTCCTGGTGGCGGCGCTGGGCGGCTACCTCTACTACTACGAGGTTCCGCAGGCCCAGAAGGAAGCCGAG from Candidatus Eisenbacteria bacterium harbors:
- a CDS encoding Gldg family protein, with protein sequence MGRLASLLGLLGLVFFGFGLGARLILGLSEPLIWLHLIVGALLIVAYLTFGFESFRGLLGQRSTRYGAGAAVYSVLFIALVAGANYLGHRHHKRWDVSEGGIYTLSPQTTKVVQNLKDDVTMTAFVEGGINPGLESLLESYTYVNPGHVKMRLVDPDKEPALVDQMKITTAPSVNLQYGNESFVVTQPSEETITNGLIRVSRSTKKVVYFVEGFGQANTTAEDDPKGYSQAKLALQQENYEIKTLLLPSTDKVPDDASVVVIAGVGQPFTETAIAALDGYLKRGGHLFVLVGPRQGDEKLATFLAGWGAKLGNDVVLDQEVRLFEGPRVGMQPLAKEYGAHPITQGFRDYTVYPQVRSVEPDAAGKKGLSAVTLVKTSASSWAETSVDDVFTKGIARLDDTDKKGPVSIAVAVTAKLKDMGIEPPPPAEGQKAPDEARLVVFGTPRFADNQEITQSRLNGDLFLNAVGWLVGQEELVSIRSRTVRASRADFTQSQAGRLFYLSVLIIPELLVALGIAVWWRRRNG
- a CDS encoding ABC transporter permease subunit — protein: MRNTLTIAGREIRSYFSSPVAYVLLASYVALAGYFFFALLSAFNQALSIYSMMRQPEMLQRFNLNEMVIRPLLQNMAVLLIFIVPAITMRMFPEEKRSGTYELLLTSPVRVSEIVLGKFVGGLALVLLMILLSGFFGVLLSAYGNPEVPMMLAGYLGLALMAISFLAIGTLISSFTDNVVIAYVGSLFALLLLYTVGWLGETVQGPWGEFVKYVSITDHFQEFLKGLIDTKDLVYFATLLVVGVFLTQRSVESVRWR